The genomic region GGGGCGGTGGGAGCGCAGCGCTTGCCCCTCGGGCAGCGAACCCGAGAGAGGGTCGTGGAAGACCACCGCCGCTGCTGTCGGTGAGGGGCCGCCGGCTGGCAACGACTGGGGGCTGTCCCCGAACGCAGCCATAGGAATACCGGGTGTTGGTTCGGTCATTGGAGCGCGCCCAGTTGAACATTAACAGCCAGGAGGACGGCGCCCAAGGCGAGGATTCCGGCGGAGATCTGCAATGGGACGTTGGCTTCGAATTTCCTCCGGCGGCGTTCACGTCTTGTTGACCGCGGTAGTCGCGAGACGGCGCTTGAGCTGGTTAGGAGCCCTGCTGTGATGAGCAAGATCAGACTGAGCACCGCGCCGCCCCCAGTCCCAACGTTCCGCAGAGGCTTCCGAACCGACGTATTCCCGCAAGTTGCCTAGTAGGAGTAGACATTGCCCGAAACCAGCAGGTCGTAGTCATCCTCGACATGGAACAGGCGACGGTCTCCGATCTGGTCTGTCACCCAAATCGTCCGACCATCCTCAGTCCGCTCATCAATTGAACCCTTGTAACATTCGACGCCCTGCCGGCAAAGAGTGATGACGTCTCCGCGCTGCAGGGACGTCCACATGGATACACGACGGCTCTGTCGCATTTTGTGTGCCTTTCTGTGAATTGCCTCGATTGGCGGCCACGGTTTCTGCCCTAGCTATCTTGGCTCCGGAATGACGGTACGTCGTCCGGGGCAGCCCCCGATGGAAAAACTTCCACGCCAAGCCTATCGTCGATTGTTGACAATTGCTAGGATGAAATCCGTGCCTTCCTACGAAGGCAGGCACCTACATACAGGGCATGGCCCAAGAAGGAGCAACTATGGTCAAGGCGACCGTCATGAGCGATGCAACAACCGCAAACCCGGGGGAGCACAAAGCCAAGGAAACCTCTATTACCGAAGGGCAGACCGAGGTGTCCCTGCATCTTTGGGCCAGGGACGACTTCAGGACGGGCATCTGGGAGGTCACTCCGGGAACGTTCAAGAGCACCCGGCCCGGCTACGACGAGATCTGCCAGATTCTGAGCGGGACCGGCACCATCACGGAGCCGGACGGCACCAGCTTCGACATCGGCCCGGGTACCCTGTTCGTGACTCCTGCCGGCTGGGAGGGCAGCTGGACCATCCACGAGACGCTGCGCAAGATGTGGGTCGTCAAGGACCTGCCGGCCACGAGCGAGTAATCCTCAAACCGCAAGAGCCCCGGGCAGCAACAGCTGCCCGGGGAGCTCTTGTCCAGAGGCCTGGCCGAGTGCTGGGCGTGGGTTTCAGCTACTTGGTGGCGGTGAGATCGTCCACTGCCTTTTGCATGTGCCGTTTGATGGCGTTCTGGAGTCCCCTTCTGTCCCGTGCTGCCAGGAGATCCAGGATGTTCTGGTGCTCCTGCACGAGAACATCAACACGAGGATAGGCGACTTCCAGACTGAGAATGCACATTCGGGATTCGGCGGCCAGCGTCTCATAGACCCGGATCAGGCGGGAATTTCC from Arthrobacter globiformis harbors:
- a CDS encoding cupin domain-containing protein, coding for MSDATTANPGEHKAKETSITEGQTEVSLHLWARDDFRTGIWEVTPGTFKSTRPGYDEICQILSGTGTITEPDGTSFDIGPGTLFVTPAGWEGSWTIHETLRKMWVVKDLPATSE